The following proteins are encoded in a genomic region of Maribacter hydrothermalis:
- the lpxK gene encoding tetraacyldisaccharide 4'-kinase — MQVLRKLLFPISIIYGLIVFLRNRCYDLGVFKSKTYATKIICVGNLSVGGTGKTPMIEWLVRLLQDNYSIAILSRGYKRKSKGFLLSDDNTIVEDLGDEPFQLKSKFKGIHVAVDANRRNGISELEKMANPDIILLDDAFQHRKVKPDYSILLSAYNNLYVNDWYLPTGNLRDAKSEAKRANIIIVTKCPEDLPESKKSSIRSKINPKRHQKVLFSYLSYNKKLKGKEIDLSELINKEVTLVTGIANSVPLENFLQLEGVTFNHLKFNDHHFFTEQEIQLLQKKECILTTEKDYVRLKSKISNLHYIEVSHEFNKEDRLVFEQTLKQFMTANS; from the coding sequence ATGCAGGTGTTACGAAAACTTCTTTTCCCGATTTCAATAATTTACGGTTTAATAGTATTTTTAAGAAATCGCTGTTATGATTTAGGTGTGTTTAAATCTAAAACGTATGCAACTAAAATAATTTGTGTAGGTAATTTAAGTGTGGGCGGAACTGGGAAGACGCCAATGATAGAGTGGCTAGTTAGATTATTACAAGATAATTATAGTATTGCTATTTTAAGTAGAGGGTATAAACGTAAATCAAAAGGGTTTTTATTATCAGATGATAATACTATTGTTGAAGATTTAGGGGACGAACCCTTTCAATTAAAATCTAAATTTAAAGGAATACATGTTGCTGTTGATGCTAATAGAAGAAATGGTATATCAGAACTTGAGAAAATGGCAAATCCAGATATCATTCTCCTAGATGATGCCTTTCAACACCGAAAAGTAAAACCTGATTATTCCATATTATTAAGCGCATACAATAACTTGTATGTTAATGATTGGTATTTACCCACAGGTAATTTACGAGATGCAAAAAGCGAAGCAAAAAGAGCGAATATTATAATCGTTACAAAATGTCCGGAAGATTTACCAGAATCTAAAAAAAGTAGTATTAGATCGAAAATAAATCCAAAGAGGCATCAAAAGGTTTTGTTTAGTTATTTATCCTATAATAAAAAGTTGAAAGGAAAGGAAATAGACTTAAGTGAGCTCATCAACAAAGAAGTTACTTTAGTTACGGGTATTGCCAATTCGGTTCCTTTAGAGAATTTCTTACAGTTGGAAGGAGTGACTTTTAACCATTTAAAATTTAATGATCATCATTTTTTTACTGAGCAAGAAATTCAATTATTGCAAAAAAAGGAGTGTATACTTACTACAGAGAAAGATTACGTTCGTTTAAAATCAAAAATTTCTAATCTGCATTATATTGAAGTATCTCACGAGTTCAATAAAGAAGATAGGTTGGTGTTTGAACAAACTTTAAAACAATTTATGACAGCGAATTCTTAG
- a CDS encoding Nif3-like dinuclear metal center hexameric protein translates to MTINDITNIIEELAPLSYAEDFDNVGLLVGDVSTEVTGVLVTLDTLENVVDEAIAKKCNLIVSFHPIIFSGLKKLTGKTYVERVVIKAIKNDIAIYTNHTALDNARHGVNNKICEVLGLTNTKILIPQKQTLKKLTTFVPVDHVEEVKVAIFKAGAGKIGNYSNCSFSTEGQGTYLANEKANPTKGTIGEIHTEKEVLLTCVFNRNDERAIIKDLISSHPYEEVAYDIHTLDNTNPYIGMGMVGELEKEVTEIEFFKDLKVKMKAHTIRHSKFSKKPIRKIAVLGGSGSFAIGAAKAAGVDVFITADLKYHQFYEAENQLVLADIGHFETEQFTKNLLVDYLTKKIPNFAVHLSESITNPINYF, encoded by the coding sequence ATGACCATAAACGATATTACCAACATCATAGAAGAGCTTGCCCCATTAAGCTATGCCGAAGATTTTGACAACGTAGGATTATTAGTCGGTGATGTTTCTACCGAAGTAACCGGCGTACTGGTTACCTTAGATACTTTAGAAAATGTAGTCGACGAAGCTATTGCTAAAAAGTGTAACTTAATTGTTAGTTTTCATCCTATTATTTTTAGTGGATTAAAAAAACTTACTGGTAAAACTTATGTAGAACGTGTAGTTATTAAAGCTATAAAAAATGACATTGCCATTTACACTAACCATACTGCACTGGATAACGCAAGACACGGTGTAAACAATAAAATTTGTGAAGTATTAGGCCTTACAAATACAAAAATCCTTATACCACAAAAACAAACCTTAAAAAAGCTAACCACTTTTGTGCCTGTTGACCATGTTGAAGAAGTAAAAGTGGCGATATTCAAAGCCGGAGCTGGTAAAATAGGTAATTATTCTAATTGTAGTTTTTCTACTGAAGGCCAAGGAACATATTTAGCAAATGAAAAAGCTAACCCAACAAAAGGTACTATTGGTGAAATACACACCGAAAAAGAAGTCTTGTTAACGTGCGTTTTTAATAGGAATGACGAACGGGCTATTATTAAAGATTTAATTTCGAGCCACCCTTACGAAGAGGTTGCCTACGATATTCATACCCTAGATAATACGAACCCATATATTGGTATGGGAATGGTTGGCGAATTAGAAAAAGAAGTGACTGAAATAGAATTTTTTAAGGATTTGAAGGTGAAAATGAAGGCACATACCATTAGACATTCAAAATTTTCAAAAAAACCAATTAGAAAAATTGCAGTATTAGGAGGTAGTGGTTCATTTGCCATAGGAGCTGCAAAAGCAGCAGGAGTCGATGTTTTCATTACTGCAGACCTAAAATACCATCAATTTTATGAGGCTGAAAATCAATTAGTATTAGCCGATATTGGACACTTTGAAACTGAGCAGTTTACAAAAAACCTTTTAGTTGATTATCTTACGAAAAAAATTCCTAATTTTGCAGTCCATTTATCGGAAAGTATAACAAATCCCATCAATTATTTTTAA
- a CDS encoding zinc ribbon domain-containing protein: MAKKEDSSVEAKLRALYDLQLIDSRVDEIRNVRGELPLEVEDLEDEVLGLKTRMDKLKSDLENINFEIGAKKNLIEEAKALIKKYGEQQKNVRNSREFNSISKELEFQELEIQLAEKNIKEFKAQIDQKKAVISETKERLSERDSHLKHKKSELNAILAETEKEEKALLEESIKFQDKIEERLVKAYARIRNNVKNGLAVVPIERGASGGSFFTIPPQVQVEIASRKKIITDEHSGRILVDPTLAEEESEKMKKMFAKL; this comes from the coding sequence ATGGCAAAAAAAGAAGATTCCTCTGTAGAAGCAAAGTTAAGAGCATTATATGATTTGCAATTAATTGATTCTAGAGTTGATGAAATAAGGAATGTTCGTGGAGAACTACCTTTAGAAGTAGAAGATTTGGAAGATGAAGTCCTTGGCCTAAAAACGAGAATGGACAAACTTAAATCTGACCTAGAAAATATTAATTTTGAAATCGGTGCCAAGAAAAATCTTATTGAAGAGGCAAAGGCTTTAATTAAAAAATACGGCGAGCAGCAAAAAAATGTTCGTAACAGTAGAGAATTTAATTCTATCAGCAAAGAATTAGAATTTCAAGAATTAGAAATACAATTAGCTGAAAAGAACATTAAAGAGTTTAAAGCTCAAATAGACCAAAAGAAAGCGGTTATTTCTGAAACGAAAGAGCGTTTATCTGAGCGCGATTCGCATTTGAAACACAAAAAAAGTGAATTAAACGCAATTCTTGCGGAAACTGAGAAAGAGGAGAAAGCATTACTAGAGGAATCAATCAAATTTCAAGATAAAATTGAAGAACGTTTGGTTAAAGCATATGCTCGTATTCGCAACAATGTAAAGAATGGCTTAGCTGTTGTTCCAATTGAAAGAGGTGCATCTGGTGGTTCTTTCTTTACTATTCCACCTCAAGTACAGGTAGAAATTGCTTCTAGAAAGAAAATTATCACCGATGAACATAGTGGTCGTATTTTGGTAGACCCAACGTTAGCTGAAGAAGAAAGTGAAAAAATGAAAAAAATGTTCGCTAAATTATAA
- a CDS encoding DUF4174 domain-containing protein, translating to MNLLKISLIFIMMLSINAGAQNLSDFQWKNRIVILYKSDANITDVKSALEIVKNNSSGINERDIHVFVYKDNVFYTTNGKATNIKKSNWLPKSYDGYALIGKDGGIKSNSPYPFKIQQLFDLIDSMPMRKSEMKSNR from the coding sequence ATGAATTTATTAAAGATCAGCTTAATTTTTATTATGATGTTAAGCATAAATGCAGGAGCCCAAAATTTATCTGATTTCCAATGGAAGAATAGAATAGTAATTCTTTATAAAAGTGATGCTAATATTACCGATGTAAAATCTGCCTTGGAAATTGTTAAAAACAACTCTTCTGGAATAAACGAAAGAGATATACATGTTTTTGTCTACAAAGACAATGTATTTTATACCACCAACGGTAAAGCCACAAATATCAAGAAATCTAATTGGCTACCAAAATCCTATGATGGCTATGCTTTAATTGGAAAAGATGGCGGCATAAAATCAAATAGCCCTTATCCTTTTAAAATACAACAACTCTTTGACTTAATTGACAGTATGCCAATGCGCAAAAGTGAAATGAAGTCTAACAGGTAG
- a CDS encoding FAD-dependent oxidoreductase, whose translation MTQNIKNIAIIGSGLVGSLLAIYLKRYGHQITVFDRRPDIRNIEFSGRSINLAMSNRGWNALKTVGIEEEIKKIAIPLYKRAMHVIGQPEYYQKYGKDGEAIWSISRGVLNKRMIDLAEKNGVDFRFEEKVWDIDLPEAKVFTGDSEKGEWTEYPFDLVFGCDGAFSRVRHKMQRRSRFDYSQDFIDVGYKELTIPANSDGTHKLDKNSFHIWPRGKFMFIAMPNLDGSFTCTLFMPFEGNVSFDSIKTKKDAVHFFKTYFPNVKDEIENLTEDFFKNPTSAMVTMKCYPWTYWDKVALVGDSAHAIVPFYGQGMNAGFEDIFVLDEIIQELGNDWERIFTTYQERRKPNADAIAELSYRNFVEMSSKTADANFLLQKKIEKHFAAKHPEKWVPAYSRVTFSNRPYAEALAEGDAQEEIMQEVMKTTGIAEKWNSKEVEELMLKLLG comes from the coding sequence ATGACCCAAAATATAAAAAACATTGCCATTATTGGCTCGGGACTCGTAGGTTCTTTACTCGCGATCTACTTAAAAAGATACGGACATCAAATTACTGTTTTTGATAGAAGACCGGATATTAGAAATATTGAATTTTCGGGTAGATCTATTAATCTTGCGATGAGCAATAGAGGTTGGAATGCACTGAAAACAGTTGGAATAGAAGAGGAAATAAAAAAAATAGCCATACCGCTATATAAAAGAGCAATGCATGTAATTGGCCAGCCAGAATATTATCAAAAATATGGTAAGGATGGAGAAGCTATTTGGTCAATTTCTAGAGGAGTTCTTAATAAACGAATGATAGATCTTGCAGAAAAAAACGGTGTAGATTTTCGTTTTGAAGAAAAAGTTTGGGATATAGATTTGCCAGAGGCCAAAGTATTTACCGGGGACAGTGAAAAGGGAGAGTGGACAGAGTATCCATTTGATTTGGTTTTTGGCTGTGACGGTGCATTCTCAAGAGTACGGCATAAAATGCAGCGCCGCAGTAGGTTTGATTATTCACAAGACTTTATTGATGTAGGTTATAAAGAATTAACGATTCCTGCCAACAGTGATGGTACGCATAAATTAGATAAAAATTCTTTTCATATTTGGCCACGGGGCAAGTTTATGTTTATTGCAATGCCAAACCTAGATGGTAGTTTTACGTGTACCTTGTTTATGCCCTTTGAGGGAAACGTTTCTTTTGATAGTATAAAGACTAAAAAAGATGCAGTTCATTTTTTCAAAACTTATTTCCCGAATGTAAAAGATGAAATAGAGAACCTTACTGAAGATTTTTTTAAAAACCCTACCAGCGCCATGGTAACAATGAAATGCTACCCATGGACTTATTGGGACAAAGTTGCTCTTGTCGGTGACTCTGCCCATGCTATAGTACCGTTTTACGGCCAGGGAATGAATGCTGGCTTTGAAGATATTTTTGTATTAGATGAAATAATTCAAGAATTGGGTAACGATTGGGAACGTATTTTTACCACCTATCAAGAAAGACGCAAACCAAATGCCGATGCCATTGCAGAGTTGAGCTATCGAAATTTTGTAGAAATGAGTAGTAAAACCGCAGATGCCAATTTCTTACTTCAAAAGAAAATTGAAAAACACTTTGCTGCCAAGCATCCGGAGAAATGGGTTCCGGCATATAGTAGGGTTACTTTTTCCAATAGACCTTATGCGGAAGCACTTGCAGAGGGTGATGCTCAAGAAGAGATTATGCAAGAAGTCATGAAAACAACTGGTATTGCAGAAAAATGGAATAGTAAGGAAGTAGAAGAGCTTATGCTTAAACTCTTGGGTTAA